Proteins co-encoded in one Christiangramia fulva genomic window:
- a CDS encoding endonuclease/exonuclease/phosphatase family protein produces MLSFIILLAGYTYVNRFIEIGEKDTSEKSDFSIMSYNVRMFNEYGWSPRKDIPQLITDFVKEKNPDVICMQEFYIGATHFSKLYPYHYIKIKEKNSEFGTAIFSKFPILKKHSLYFPQDGNNNAVYVDILVNKKDTVRIFNVHFQSLNIKPGIEDIQKEDSQKLLGRIGYGFSLQQDQVEMLLPVVQNTPYRKMIVGDFNNTAFSYLYNLLKTEADLNDAFMQKGNGFGKSFDLNYFPLRIDFMLLGQKLKATEFHRYEINYSDHYPILSKIKL; encoded by the coding sequence TTGCTTTCTTTTATCATTTTACTTGCCGGATATACTTACGTGAATCGGTTCATTGAAATTGGAGAAAAAGATACTTCTGAAAAATCTGATTTCAGCATTATGAGCTATAATGTAAGGATGTTCAATGAATACGGATGGTCTCCACGTAAGGACATTCCTCAACTAATTACAGATTTCGTAAAAGAGAAAAATCCGGATGTGATCTGTATGCAGGAATTTTATATTGGCGCGACCCATTTTTCCAAACTCTATCCATACCATTATATAAAGATCAAAGAAAAGAATTCTGAATTTGGAACAGCAATTTTTTCAAAATTTCCAATCTTAAAAAAGCATTCCCTCTATTTTCCACAGGATGGTAATAATAATGCCGTCTATGTCGATATTCTTGTCAATAAAAAAGATACCGTACGCATTTTTAATGTGCATTTTCAGTCTCTGAATATAAAACCCGGGATTGAGGATATTCAAAAAGAAGATTCACAAAAACTGCTGGGCAGGATCGGCTACGGATTTTCCCTGCAGCAGGATCAGGTTGAAATGCTTCTGCCTGTTGTGCAAAACACTCCTTATCGTAAAATGATCGTTGGCGATTTTAATAATACGGCTTTCTCTTATCTCTATAACCTTCTGAAGACTGAAGCTGATCTAAATGATGCTTTTATGCAGAAAGGCAATGGATTCGGAAAGAGTTTTGATCTCAATTACTTTCCTTTGCGAATCGATTTTATGCTTTTGGGTCAAAAACTGAAAGCCACTGAATTTCACAGATATGAGATCAATTATTCAGATCACTACCCGATCTTAAGCAAGATCAAGCTCTAA
- a CDS encoding WbqC family protein, which yields MQSILVHPAYFGPISQWVAMVQAQKLVFENEDNYQKQTYRNRLYLYDSNGKLSLNIPIKHSSSLGLDTNGRQKYKEVQIENDFDWQKQHWRAFKTAYQTSPFFEFYEDDLYPLFHTEYKYLMDFNYDCMQFVADCLQIELNFDKTDEYILKPRKIIDLRSLINAKSDKEFGLSAYAQVFEEKHGFLEDLCVLDLLFNEGNNSLNYLKEQKLELDLA from the coding sequence ATGCAAAGTATTCTGGTACATCCTGCCTATTTCGGCCCTATAAGTCAGTGGGTCGCGATGGTGCAGGCACAAAAACTGGTGTTTGAGAATGAAGATAATTATCAGAAACAAACTTATCGAAATCGGCTTTACCTCTATGATTCCAACGGCAAGCTGTCACTTAATATCCCCATAAAGCACAGCTCTTCGCTTGGTCTGGATACCAATGGAAGACAAAAATACAAGGAGGTACAAATTGAAAATGATTTTGACTGGCAAAAACAACACTGGCGCGCTTTTAAGACTGCTTATCAAACCTCTCCATTCTTTGAATTCTATGAAGATGACCTCTACCCTCTTTTCCATACAGAATATAAGTACCTGATGGATTTCAATTATGACTGTATGCAATTTGTGGCAGATTGTCTTCAGATAGAACTCAATTTTGACAAAACCGATGAATATATTCTGAAACCCAGAAAAATTATCGATCTAAGATCTCTGATAAATGCTAAAAGCGACAAGGAATTTGGGCTTTCGGCATACGCGCAGGTGTTTGAAGAAAAACACGGTTTTCTGGAAGATCTTTGCGTGCTTGACCTGCTTTTCAATGAAGGAAATAATTCGCTGAATTATCTCAAAGAACAAAAATTAGAGCTTGATCTTGCTTAA
- the lepB gene encoding signal peptidase I, translating to MTLTEWFIFFLVLQVIHFLGTWKLYHRAGRKAWEAAVPVYNAVVLMKIINRPRWWVILMFIPIVNLIIIPVIWVETIRSFGRHSTAETFAVILTLGFYIYYVNYATNDPYIADRSLKPRTEAGEWISSILFAVIAATIVHTYIMQPFTIPTSSLEKTLLVGDFLFVSKFHYGARVPETAIAFPMVHDTIPILGIKSYLNKPQIPYFRFPGFENVERNDIVVFNWPVDTVRKFFDQSNKHYIKPVDKKSNYVKRAVGLPGDSLSVINGYVYVNGEKLQLPGRAKPQYSYIGKTNGQPLNPRLLYEMYDITDGYSYNPSNNVFIIQSMSDESFERFKNNPNIASVQRLIDSAGVKNLGLFPNNGKMTWNNDNFGPIYIPKEGVTVEITPETLPFYRRIIEVYEGREWGNDRKLTINGTQVYLNGEPIDAYTFQQDYYWMMGDNRENSEDSRYWGYVPENHIVGKPVFIWMSWDSNASGFDKIRWERVFTTVKGDEEPTSFLPYFLIIVVIFFGWKYFKKRREQA from the coding sequence ATGACACTTACAGAATGGTTTATATTCTTCCTGGTACTTCAGGTAATTCACTTTTTAGGAACCTGGAAGCTTTATCATAGAGCGGGAAGAAAAGCCTGGGAAGCTGCTGTTCCGGTTTATAATGCCGTTGTTTTAATGAAGATCATTAACCGGCCTCGCTGGTGGGTGATTTTGATGTTTATTCCCATTGTAAATCTTATAATCATTCCGGTGATCTGGGTGGAGACCATCAGAAGTTTTGGACGACATTCCACCGCTGAAACCTTTGCTGTTATTCTCACTCTGGGTTTCTACATTTATTATGTCAATTATGCTACAAACGATCCGTATATCGCCGATCGTTCCCTAAAACCACGAACTGAAGCGGGCGAATGGATAAGCTCCATTCTTTTTGCCGTGATCGCTGCGACCATCGTGCATACCTATATCATGCAGCCCTTCACCATCCCAACTTCTTCTTTGGAAAAGACTTTATTAGTTGGGGATTTTTTGTTCGTGAGTAAATTCCATTACGGTGCCCGTGTTCCCGAAACGGCGATAGCTTTCCCTATGGTTCATGATACTATTCCAATTTTGGGAATTAAATCCTATTTAAACAAACCACAGATACCTTATTTCCGCTTTCCGGGATTTGAAAATGTGGAACGAAACGATATTGTGGTTTTTAACTGGCCGGTTGATACGGTGCGTAAGTTTTTTGACCAGTCAAACAAGCATTATATTAAACCTGTTGATAAAAAATCGAATTATGTAAAACGTGCAGTAGGTTTACCCGGGGATTCCCTGAGTGTGATCAATGGATACGTTTATGTAAATGGGGAAAAACTGCAGCTTCCAGGGCGTGCCAAACCTCAATATTCCTATATCGGGAAAACCAACGGCCAGCCATTAAATCCTCGTCTTCTTTATGAGATGTACGATATCACAGATGGGTATTCTTATAATCCGAGCAATAACGTTTTCATCATTCAGTCTATGTCTGACGAGAGTTTTGAGCGTTTTAAAAATAATCCTAATATAGCCTCGGTTCAAAGACTCATCGATTCTGCCGGAGTAAAAAATCTGGGTTTATTTCCCAATAATGGGAAGATGACCTGGAATAATGACAATTTCGGACCGATCTATATCCCGAAAGAAGGAGTGACAGTAGAAATCACCCCGGAAACTCTCCCTTTCTACCGCCGTATCATCGAAGTCTATGAAGGTCGCGAATGGGGTAATGACCGAAAACTTACCATAAATGGGACCCAGGTATATTTGAACGGTGAACCCATCGACGCCTATACCTTTCAGCAGGATTATTACTGGATGATGGGAGATAACAGGGAAAATTCGGAAGACAGCCGTTACTGGGGCTATGTTCCCGAAAACCATATTGTGGGAAAACCTGTTTTCATCTGGATGAGTTGGGATTCCAATGCTTCAGGTTTTGATAAGATAAGATGGGAACGTGTGTTCACCACCGTGAAAGGCGATGAGGAGCCTACTTCTTTCCTGCCTTATTTCCTCATTATTGTGGTGATCTTCTTCGGCTGGAAATACTTTAAGAAAAGACGTGAACAGGCATAA
- the dapB gene encoding 4-hydroxy-tetrahydrodipicolinate reductase, with translation MNIAILGYGKMGKVIEEIAEERGHEIVLKVDEDIENYQLDKAEIDVAIDFSVPDAAFKNISSCFKNKIPVVCGTTGWLDKYEKAKKICEEEGTAFIYASNFSLGVNVFFELNKKLADMMKGLPEYSVEIEEIHHVQKLDAPSGTAISLAQQIIEKYPDKKGWQLDHADKDEIVIHAKRIKDVPGIHTVTYESEIDSIEIIHSAKSRKGFALGAVVAAEFLQDKKGIFTMKDVLSSLFK, from the coding sequence ATGAATATTGCGATACTGGGATATGGAAAAATGGGAAAAGTGATTGAAGAGATCGCTGAAGAACGAGGGCATGAGATCGTGCTCAAAGTAGATGAAGATATAGAAAATTATCAGCTGGATAAGGCAGAGATCGATGTTGCCATTGATTTTAGTGTTCCCGATGCGGCCTTTAAAAATATCAGCAGCTGTTTTAAAAACAAGATTCCGGTGGTTTGCGGTACCACCGGCTGGCTCGATAAATATGAAAAAGCGAAAAAGATCTGTGAAGAAGAAGGAACTGCTTTTATTTATGCTTCCAACTTCAGCCTTGGCGTAAATGTTTTCTTTGAACTGAATAAAAAACTGGCCGATATGATGAAAGGACTTCCGGAATATTCGGTTGAAATCGAGGAAATCCATCATGTCCAAAAGCTGGATGCGCCAAGCGGTACCGCAATTAGCCTCGCGCAACAGATCATTGAGAAATATCCCGATAAAAAAGGATGGCAGCTTGATCATGCTGATAAAGACGAAATAGTAATCCATGCAAAACGCATTAAAGATGTTCCGGGAATTCATACCGTCACCTACGAATCTGAAATAGACAGCATAGAAATCATCCATTCTGCAAAATCCAGGAAGGGTTTCGCCCTGGGTGCTGTTGTGGCTGCAGAATTTTTACAGGACAAAAAAGGAATTTTTACTATGAAAGATGTTCTTTCAAGCCTTTTTAAATAA
- a CDS encoding DUF5683 domain-containing protein: MKLKFVLFQFFFLLAVFATHAQQDSLSISSKTTTEKEIQQKENEPYNALAPSKAAFYSAILPGLGQAYNGSYWKIPIAYGGMATGIYFYLKNDREYNKYRDAYKNRLAGRPDQFEGRIATNGLIRAQEFYQKNKEISIMVTVGVYILNIVDANVEAHLRQFNVNEDLSFRPNMDYDALRGKTNYGLTLNYSF, from the coding sequence GTGAAGCTTAAATTCGTTCTTTTTCAGTTTTTTTTTCTTCTGGCGGTTTTCGCAACCCATGCACAGCAGGATTCTTTGAGTATTTCTTCAAAAACAACTACAGAAAAGGAAATTCAGCAAAAAGAAAACGAGCCTTATAACGCTCTTGCCCCTTCCAAAGCCGCTTTTTATTCGGCAATCTTACCTGGTCTTGGCCAGGCTTATAATGGCAGTTACTGGAAAATTCCTATCGCGTATGGCGGAATGGCCACCGGTATTTATTTTTATCTCAAAAATGATAGGGAATATAACAAATATCGGGATGCTTATAAGAACAGGCTTGCGGGAAGACCCGACCAGTTCGAGGGACGAATTGCAACGAATGGCCTTATAAGAGCCCAGGAATTTTATCAGAAAAATAAAGAGATTTCTATAATGGTAACGGTTGGTGTATATATTTTAAATATTGTCGACGCCAATGTAGAAGCTCATCTTCGACAGTTCAACGTCAATGAAGATCTAAGCTTCAGACCTAATATGGATTATGATGCCTTACGGGGAAAAACAAATTACGGACTCACTTTAAATTATAGTTTTTAA
- a CDS encoding ParB/RepB/Spo0J family partition protein has product MAKATRKQALGRGLSALLKDPENDIKSAEDKNAGKLVGHIVELELSSIEVNPFQPRTSFNEESLKELASSINELGVIQPITVRKLDFDKYQLVSGERRYRASKLVGLETIPAFIRIANDQESLEMALVENIQRQDLDPIEIALSYQRLIDEISLTQEQLSDRVGKNRSTIANYLRLLKLDPIIQTGMRDGFLSMGHGRALINVDDSQKQLEIYEKVLQKSLSVRETEKLVRELNGGGKDSKSEAKKAPIAKIYKKGAKEFSEYLGAKVDVKVTKKGSGKLSIPFSSEEDFERIKKLIRGEA; this is encoded by the coding sequence ATGGCGAAAGCTACCAGAAAACAAGCATTGGGAAGAGGACTTTCAGCACTACTGAAAGATCCTGAGAATGATATTAAGTCTGCTGAAGATAAAAATGCCGGCAAACTGGTTGGACATATCGTGGAACTGGAACTTTCATCAATTGAAGTGAATCCGTTCCAGCCGCGTACAAGCTTTAATGAAGAGTCTTTAAAAGAACTCGCCTCTTCCATCAACGAATTAGGCGTTATTCAGCCTATTACCGTAAGAAAGCTGGATTTTGACAAGTATCAGCTGGTCTCCGGTGAACGAAGATATCGCGCCTCAAAATTAGTAGGTCTTGAAACCATTCCGGCATTTATCCGCATCGCGAATGATCAGGAATCGCTGGAAATGGCCCTGGTTGAAAATATTCAGCGACAGGATCTTGACCCGATTGAAATTGCTCTTTCTTACCAGCGACTGATCGATGAGATCAGTCTCACCCAGGAACAATTGAGTGACAGGGTGGGTAAAAACCGCTCTACCATTGCTAATTATTTACGTTTACTGAAGCTCGATCCCATCATCCAGACTGGAATGAGGGACGGATTTTTAAGTATGGGCCACGGCCGTGCGCTTATAAATGTTGATGATTCCCAGAAACAACTGGAGATCTATGAAAAAGTTCTCCAGAAATCCCTTTCAGTCAGAGAAACCGAAAAGCTTGTTCGTGAACTGAATGGCGGCGGAAAAGATTCTAAATCTGAAGCCAAAAAAGCGCCGATTGCCAAAATCTATAAGAAAGGCGCGAAGGAATTTTCGGAATACCTGGGTGCAAAAGTCGACGTAAAAGTCACCAAAAAGGGAAGCGGAAAGCTTAGCATTCCTTTTTCTTCGGAAGAAGATTTTGAAAGGATCAAAAAACTAATTCGCGGTGAAGCTTAA
- a CDS encoding ParA family protein, translating to MGKIIAIANQKGGVGKTTTSVNLAASLGVLEKKILLIDADPQANATSGLGIDVEEVELGTYQLLEHSVKAEEAIRETSSPNLDIIPAHIDLVAIEIELVDQEKRESMLKTAIEPLRDKYDFILIDCAPSLGLLTLNALTAADSVIIPIQCEYFALEGLGKLLNTIKSVQKIHNNKLDIEGLLLTMYDSRLRLSNQVVEEVKKHFNEMVFETIIQRNVRLSEAPSYGESIINYDASSKGASNYLSLAHEIIKKNE from the coding sequence ATGGGTAAAATCATTGCTATTGCTAACCAGAAAGGGGGCGTAGGAAAAACCACAACTTCGGTGAACCTCGCGGCTTCGCTTGGTGTCCTTGAAAAGAAAATTTTATTGATAGATGCCGATCCACAGGCGAATGCCACTTCGGGACTCGGGATCGATGTGGAAGAAGTCGAATTGGGAACTTATCAGTTGCTGGAACACTCTGTAAAAGCGGAAGAAGCCATCAGGGAAACCAGTTCACCTAACCTGGATATTATTCCTGCTCATATCGATCTTGTGGCGATCGAAATCGAACTGGTAGATCAGGAAAAGCGCGAATCCATGCTCAAAACCGCTATAGAACCGCTGCGCGATAAATACGATTTTATCCTGATAGATTGTGCTCCCTCACTGGGATTGCTTACTCTAAATGCCTTAACGGCCGCCGATTCGGTTATCATACCTATACAATGTGAGTATTTTGCGCTGGAAGGTCTTGGAAAACTGTTGAATACTATAAAAAGCGTTCAGAAAATTCATAACAACAAGTTGGATATTGAAGGCTTATTGCTAACAATGTATGATTCCAGGCTTCGGCTTTCCAACCAGGTGGTGGAAGAAGTGAAAAAACATTTCAATGAGATGGTATTTGAGACAATCATTCAACGAAATGTGCGTTTAAGCGAGGCCCCCAGTTACGGTGAAAGTATTATTAATTACGATGCATCGAGTAAAGGAGCCAGCAATTACCTGAGCCTGGCGCATGAAATTATAAAGAAAAACGAATAA
- a CDS encoding SDR family oxidoreductase, whose translation MNYKEKMLRDDALKGKNIIVTGGGSGLGKAMTKYFLELGARVAITSRNMEKLETVSKELSEQTGSICLPVQCDVRHYDQVEAMRDKVVSEFGSVDILLNNAAGNFISPTERLSANAFDTIIDIVLKGSKNCTLALGKHWIDKKQTNKTILNIVTTYAWTGSAYVVPSATAKAGVLAMTRSLAVEWAKYGIRSNAIAPGPFPTKGAWDRLLPGDLKEKFDLSKKVPLKRVGEHQELANLAAYLVSDFSAYINGEVITIDGGEWLKGAGQFNLLEQIPDEMWDQLEAMIKSKKST comes from the coding sequence ATGAATTATAAAGAAAAAATGCTTCGGGACGATGCGCTAAAAGGAAAAAATATTATCGTTACAGGAGGCGGAAGCGGGCTTGGAAAGGCCATGACAAAATATTTTCTGGAATTAGGTGCTAGGGTCGCCATCACTTCCAGAAATATGGAAAAACTGGAAACTGTTAGTAAGGAGCTTTCTGAACAAACAGGTTCAATCTGTTTACCTGTTCAATGCGATGTTAGGCATTACGACCAGGTAGAAGCGATGAGAGATAAGGTTGTTTCAGAATTTGGATCGGTTGATATTCTTCTGAATAACGCAGCGGGAAACTTCATTTCCCCTACCGAACGGCTCAGCGCCAATGCTTTTGACACCATTATCGATATTGTATTAAAAGGCAGCAAAAACTGTACTCTGGCACTGGGAAAACACTGGATCGATAAAAAACAAACCAATAAAACAATTCTGAATATTGTTACCACCTATGCCTGGACGGGTTCTGCCTACGTGGTACCGAGCGCGACCGCCAAAGCCGGGGTTCTGGCCATGACGCGTTCACTCGCCGTAGAATGGGCAAAATATGGAATCCGCTCAAATGCGATTGCACCTGGCCCCTTCCCTACCAAAGGTGCCTGGGATCGTTTACTCCCGGGAGACCTGAAAGAAAAATTCGACCTTTCCAAAAAAGTGCCGTTGAAAAGAGTGGGTGAACACCAGGAACTGGCAAATCTTGCTGCTTACCTCGTTTCCGACTTTTCAGCTTATATCAACGGCGAAGTCATCACCATCGATGGCGGCGAATGGCTTAAAGGTGCCGGACAATTCAATTTACTGGAACAAATTCCCGACGAAATGTGGGATCAGCTGGAAGCAATGATCAAATCGAAGAAATCGACTTAA
- a CDS encoding class I SAM-dependent methyltransferase: MIDSRYITLKREPFFQIAKNLIKESYRVLDIGPGDGEFAFYCNKEDIYLFDRNEKTVKHLKKKYKNVFLGELPKLPFDSQFFDVIHISHVIEHLYPHQLYESLNEMNRCCKPGGFIIISTPLLWHGFYNDLSHIRPYNPMVIEKYLCRQSNNNFSRKNISHDFTVERIEYRYIEKPEDLNLYKFTKIGWLLKRIWIFCRRRLFKKYIKTGYTIVLRKESNNT; encoded by the coding sequence ATGATTGATAGTCGTTACATCACCCTAAAAAGAGAGCCATTCTTTCAGATTGCAAAAAATTTAATAAAAGAATCTTACCGGGTTTTAGATATTGGGCCCGGAGACGGCGAATTTGCTTTCTATTGCAATAAAGAAGATATTTATTTATTTGACCGAAATGAAAAAACCGTCAAACATCTAAAGAAAAAATATAAAAATGTTTTTCTTGGAGAACTGCCAAAATTACCTTTTGATTCTCAATTTTTTGATGTAATCCATATTAGCCATGTAATTGAACATTTATATCCACACCAACTATATGAATCTTTAAATGAAATGAACAGATGCTGCAAGCCAGGTGGTTTTATTATCATTTCCACTCCTTTGCTGTGGCACGGTTTCTATAATGACCTTTCACATATTCGCCCCTATAATCCTATGGTTATTGAAAAATATTTATGCAGACAATCCAATAATAATTTTAGCAGAAAAAATATTTCTCATGATTTCACTGTAGAAAGAATTGAATACAGATATATTGAAAAACCGGAGGATCTTAATTTATATAAATTTACTAAAATAGGATGGCTGCTAAAAAGGATTTGGATTTTCTGCCGAAGAAGACTTTTTAAAAAGTATATTAAAACTGGGTATACAATAGTTTTACGGAAAGAATCCAATAACACTTGA